A stretch of Campylobacter gracilis DNA encodes these proteins:
- a CDS encoding endonuclease III domain-containing protein: MRSKKDILEIKKRILQNFAEERSELKFKDNYQLLVCVMLSAQCTDKRVNLITPRFFAEFPSVAELAKANLASVKLLISSCNFYNNKAVNLIKMAQAVVRDFDGVVPLDEAGLKSLAGVGQKTAHVVLLEGAGANVMAVDTHVFRVAHRLGLSRAKTPELTERDLSEAFKTDLGKLHQGMVLFGRYTCKAIKPNCKECFLNELCSSKDKNFP; the protein is encoded by the coding sequence ATGAGAAGTAAAAAAGATATTTTAGAGATAAAAAAGAGGATTTTGCAAAACTTCGCAGAAGAGCGCAGCGAGCTGAAATTTAAAGATAACTATCAGCTTTTGGTCTGTGTGATGCTTAGCGCGCAGTGTACCGACAAGCGGGTAAATTTGATCACGCCGCGCTTTTTTGCGGAATTTCCTAGCGTTGCAGAGCTTGCAAAAGCCAATCTGGCAAGCGTAAAGCTGCTAATTAGCTCGTGCAATTTCTACAACAACAAAGCGGTAAATTTAATCAAAATGGCGCAAGCGGTGGTTCGCGACTTTGACGGCGTCGTGCCGCTTGATGAAGCGGGGCTAAAATCTCTTGCGGGCGTGGGGCAAAAGACCGCTCACGTCGTGCTTTTAGAGGGCGCGGGCGCAAACGTGATGGCGGTGGATACGCACGTCTTTCGCGTCGCGCATCGCCTGGGGCTGAGCCGTGCAAAGACGCCCGAGCTTACGGAGCGCGATCTAAGCGAGGCTTTTAAGACGGATCTTGGCAAGCTGCATCAAGGCATGGTGCTTTTCGGCCGCTACACTTGTAAAGCGATAAAGCCGAACTGCAAGGAGTGCTTTTTAAACGAGCTGTGCAGCAGCAAGGATAAGAATTTTCCGTAA
- a CDS encoding peptidylprolyl isomerase, with amino-acid sequence MKKVLFTALSLAAAISLNATVYATVNGKDVTEKELAPLLQGIGNVDIAALNAEQKKELIDKGIDLMLLTDEAKKSGVMDEDVYKKELEIVKDNLALRVWQAKEASKINIDDKEIADFYNKNKARFTEPARIKAAQIVVKTEAEANDIIKQLKGLSDSALFTKFAELAKAKSIDPQAKQTSGELGWMPSDQVKPFADAISKIKDGQITTKAIRSRVGYHVVLKEESQAKKQLSQSEAKPFIERVLRQQKAAKVVEQKAADLHKNAKIEYK; translated from the coding sequence ATGAAAAAAGTTTTATTTACAGCACTTAGTTTGGCTGCCGCTATCAGCCTTAACGCTACCGTTTACGCTACCGTAAATGGCAAAGACGTAACCGAAAAAGAGCTTGCTCCGCTACTTCAAGGCATAGGCAATGTAGATATTGCCGCTCTTAATGCAGAGCAAAAAAAGGAGCTTATCGATAAAGGCATCGATCTGATGCTGCTAACGGATGAAGCTAAAAAATCTGGCGTTATGGACGAAGACGTTTATAAAAAAGAGCTTGAAATCGTAAAAGATAACTTAGCACTTCGCGTATGGCAGGCTAAAGAAGCCAGCAAAATAAATATCGACGATAAAGAAATAGCCGATTTTTATAACAAAAACAAAGCGCGCTTTACCGAGCCTGCGAGAATCAAAGCGGCTCAGATCGTAGTTAAAACCGAAGCTGAGGCAAACGATATTATTAAGCAGTTAAAAGGGCTTAGCGACAGTGCGCTATTTACTAAATTTGCAGAGCTTGCCAAAGCTAAATCTATCGATCCGCAGGCCAAACAAACTAGCGGCGAGCTAGGCTGGATGCCTAGTGATCAGGTCAAGCCTTTTGCCGATGCGATCTCTAAGATAAAAGATGGTCAAATCACTACTAAAGCGATTAGAAGCAGAGTCGGATATCACGTCGTGTTAAAAGAGGAGTCTCAAGCTAAAAAGCAGTTAAGTCAAAGCGAGGCAAAGCCTTTTATTGAGCGCGTGCTTAGACAGCAAAAAGCGGCAAAAGTAGTCGAGCAAAAAGCGGCAGATCTTCACAAAAACGCTAAAATCGAGTATAAATAA
- the fbaA gene encoding class II fructose-bisphosphate aldolase — MGVLDIVKPGVLSGDDVSKVYAYAKQQGFAIPAVNVVGSNSINAVLESAKIANSPVIIQFSNGGAAFYAGAACPNAAVLGAIAGAHQVHALAAHYGVAVILHTDHAARKLLPWIDELIKANTTHKKAHGVPLFSSHMLDLSEDDLELNLATCEKYLEILSDLGISLEIELGVTGGEEDGVDNTGVDNTRLYTQPADVALAYERLGKISDRFSIAASFGNVHGVYKPGNVVLRPEILKNSQKFVREKFNLQSEKPVNFVFHGGSGSETSDIKAAVSYGVVKMNIDTDTQWAFWDGVRAYEAKNRGYLQAQIGNPEGEDKPNKKFYDPRKWLRAGEQSMVARLQVAFDNLNCLNRN; from the coding sequence ATGGGCGTTTTAGATATAGTAAAACCGGGCGTTTTAAGCGGCGATGACGTAAGTAAGGTCTATGCGTATGCGAAGCAGCAGGGCTTTGCGATCCCTGCGGTAAACGTAGTGGGATCAAATTCCATAAACGCCGTCTTGGAAAGCGCTAAAATCGCAAATTCGCCCGTAATAATTCAGTTTAGCAACGGCGGCGCAGCGTTTTATGCGGGTGCTGCTTGCCCTAATGCCGCAGTTTTGGGCGCTATCGCAGGCGCGCATCAAGTGCATGCTCTGGCGGCTCATTACGGCGTTGCGGTGATTTTACATACCGATCATGCTGCAAGAAAGCTGCTTCCGTGGATCGACGAGCTTATCAAAGCTAATACCACTCATAAAAAAGCTCACGGCGTGCCGCTTTTTAGCTCGCACATGCTCGATCTTAGCGAGGATGATTTGGAGCTAAATTTAGCGACCTGCGAGAAGTATTTGGAAATTTTAAGCGATCTTGGAATTTCGCTTGAGATCGAGCTTGGCGTCACAGGCGGCGAAGAGGATGGCGTCGATAATACCGGTGTCGATAACACGCGGCTTTACACCCAGCCCGCAGATGTCGCACTCGCCTATGAGCGACTTGGCAAAATCAGTGATAGATTCAGCATTGCAGCGAGCTTCGGTAACGTCCACGGCGTGTATAAGCCGGGCAACGTCGTGCTGAGACCTGAAATTTTGAAAAATTCGCAAAAATTCGTGCGCGAGAAATTTAACCTACAATCTGAAAAGCCCGTAAATTTCGTCTTTCATGGCGGCAGCGGCAGCGAGACCTCTGACATCAAAGCGGCCGTTAGCTACGGCGTCGTTAAGATGAATATCGACACTGACACGCAGTGGGCGTTTTGGGACGGCGTGCGCGCTTATGAGGCCAAAAATCGCGGCTATTTGCAAGCTCAAATCGGCAATCCGGAAGGTGAGGATAAACCGAATAAAAAATTCTACGATCCTCGCAAATGGCTGAGAGCAGGCGAGCAGAGTATGGTGGCGCGCTTGCAGGTCGCATTTGACAATCTAAATTGCCTAAATAGGAACTAA
- a CDS encoding MotA/TolQ/ExbB proton channel family protein, translating into MDRPNNEVLDITLPEAKERSLAGVFFKIAALPIAVFVVFLLGYLGLIGLKVETHSILMLAVLLIIALILARHNAEYGCLNFQNNIDDFKRELKNYIVANLLSIGGKKKSDASFDLFVDEYGYSLRNQNYASVASAVFPMLGILGTFISIAISMPHFSSNNIDGLETEIAQLLGGVGTAFYVSIYGIFLALWWIYFEKKGISKYERLLIKYKNSTKNFFWNKDEITQGYLSEILNANSEISRSFAMMSSTNFTERLNRLIDEKIGAFESVMEAEKRSMAITQEELEKAGEMIQRTNLAHGELDKSFAQILSALKSVSASLIEIQNGISAQYLSQSKALTDGQGELANVTSALSAQIKSLNASLGGFAGEISSSQNAYAAKIDASFKGLSADLKALLAGEDTARTSNESIIEELRKTLASIDEKALLDENE; encoded by the coding sequence ATGGATCGCCCAAATAACGAAGTGCTCGATATTACGCTACCTGAGGCGAAGGAGCGCTCGCTAGCGGGCGTTTTTTTTAAGATCGCAGCTCTGCCGATCGCGGTTTTTGTGGTGTTTTTGCTGGGCTATTTGGGGCTTATCGGGCTGAAGGTAGAGACGCACTCGATCCTGATGCTTGCGGTTTTGCTCATTATTGCACTAATTTTAGCTCGTCATAATGCAGAATATGGTTGCTTAAATTTTCAAAATAATATCGATGATTTCAAGCGCGAGCTAAAGAATTACATCGTCGCCAATCTTCTAAGCATTGGTGGTAAGAAAAAATCAGATGCTAGCTTTGATCTTTTTGTGGACGAATACGGCTACTCGCTGCGTAATCAAAACTACGCTTCCGTCGCATCGGCAGTCTTTCCGATGCTTGGAATTTTAGGAACTTTCATCTCGATTGCGATTTCGATGCCGCACTTTTCCTCAAACAACATCGATGGGCTCGAAACCGAGATCGCGCAGCTTCTAGGCGGCGTAGGTACGGCGTTTTACGTCTCGATCTATGGAATTTTTTTAGCGCTTTGGTGGATATATTTTGAGAAAAAGGGCATTAGCAAATATGAGCGACTGCTCATCAAATACAAAAATTCCACTAAAAATTTTTTCTGGAACAAAGACGAAATAACACAGGGCTATCTGAGTGAAATTTTAAACGCTAATTCTGAAATTTCGCGCTCGTTTGCAATGATGAGCTCTACGAATTTTACCGAAAGACTAAACCGCCTAATTGATGAAAAAATCGGCGCTTTTGAAAGCGTGATGGAAGCCGAGAAGCGAAGTATGGCGATTACACAAGAAGAGCTTGAAAAAGCAGGAGAGATGATCCAAAGGACAAATCTCGCTCACGGTGAGCTAGATAAGAGCTTCGCTCAAATTTTATCTGCGCTTAAGTCCGTGTCTGCAAGCCTAATCGAAATTCAAAATGGAATTTCCGCGCAGTATCTAAGCCAGTCTAAGGCTTTAACGGACGGGCAAGGCGAGCTGGCTAACGTTACGAGTGCATTAAGCGCTCAAATCAAGAGCCTAAATGCCTCCTTAGGCGGGTTTGCGGGCGAAATTTCAAGTTCGCAGAATGCTTACGCTGCTAAAATTGACGCTAGCTTTAAGGGGCTAAGCGCGGATTTGAAGGCACTTTTAGCTGGAGAGGACACTGCGCGGACGAGCAACGAAAGCATCATCGAAGAGCTTCGAAAAACGCTTGCGAGCATCGATGAAAAAGCACTTTTAGATGAAAACGAATAA
- a CDS encoding OmpA family protein translates to MKTNNEEKETFWIAYADLMAGLLFVFVLLVGGIIVKYFLTQSNLQEKESQISSALASLQSQEKKSAELEALNKIFSDQLEKLNIENTDLRKQNSIYFIQIEDLTEMAEKLKKENLDINSLLQKAREDANATISQNELKIAFLLDQLTKKESDFNKILQDLNVTKNRIRNLTGMKVKIIADLKEKLGGKIRIDNESGAMTLSSSILFDKGSSELKEGAKETLRSTLQSYFAALLNNDEIRENLDQIIIEGHTDSDGGYLYNLELSQNRAFAVMDFINSWNKDERLQKYLIASGRSYTQPVMRRGVEDKDASRRIEIKFTLSNKEAMDEIRKFLQFDANATN, encoded by the coding sequence ATGAAAACGAATAACGAAGAAAAAGAGACCTTTTGGATCGCGTATGCCGATTTGATGGCGGGGCTGCTTTTTGTTTTCGTGCTTTTAGTAGGCGGCATCATCGTCAAATACTTCCTCACGCAAAGCAACCTGCAGGAGAAAGAAAGCCAAATTTCAAGCGCGCTAGCAAGCCTTCAAAGCCAGGAGAAAAAAAGCGCCGAGCTTGAGGCGCTGAATAAAATTTTTAGCGACCAGCTCGAGAAGCTAAACATCGAAAACACCGACCTTCGCAAGCAAAATTCCATCTATTTCATACAGATCGAAGATCTAACCGAGATGGCGGAAAAGCTGAAAAAAGAAAATTTAGACATCAACTCGCTTCTGCAAAAAGCGCGCGAGGACGCCAACGCTACGATCAGCCAAAACGAACTTAAAATCGCCTTTTTGCTTGATCAGCTCACGAAGAAGGAGAGCGATTTTAATAAAATTTTACAAGACCTCAACGTCACGAAAAACCGCATCCGTAACCTAACCGGAATGAAGGTTAAGATCATCGCCGATCTGAAGGAGAAGCTGGGCGGCAAGATCCGCATCGATAACGAAAGCGGCGCGATGACGCTAAGCTCGTCGATCCTTTTCGACAAGGGCTCAAGCGAGCTGAAAGAGGGCGCCAAAGAGACGCTCCGCTCGACGCTACAGAGCTATTTCGCTGCGCTTTTGAATAACGACGAAATTCGCGAAAATTTAGATCAGATCATCATCGAAGGGCACACGGACAGCGACGGCGGGTATTTGTACAACCTTGAGCTCTCGCAAAATAGGGCGTTTGCCGTGATGGATTTCATCAACTCGTGGAATAAAGATGAGCGGCTGCAAAAATATCTCATCGCCAGCGGTCGCAGCTACACGCAGCCCGTGATGCGCAGAGGCGTCGAGGACAAGGACGCCAGCCGCCGCATCGAGATAAAATTTACCCTTTCAAACAAAGAGGCGATGGATGAGATCAGGAAATTTTTGCAGTTCGACGCGAACGCTACGAATTAG
- a CDS encoding SEL1-like repeat protein produces the protein MKKIFLALIATAVLSLAEATALSSTEQEDPGISKLRSKCDNNNTLACVNLAMAYYSGDGVKQDYEKSKELNSKACNLGDGWGCTTLGASYEYGKGAEQDYKKATELYSKACDLKNSIACGNLGVLYYSGKGVKQDYKKATELLSKACDLQEGRGCYNLGLLYASGEGAKQDYKKASELYLKACDLKHGESCHNLGILYEKGEGVKQSYQKADQFYSKACDLEVAEGCYNLGASYYLGNHTKQDYKKANELFSRTCDLGYSIGCYALGFWYASGEGIEQDFEKAINLYSRACDLGHSTGCYSLGVLYSSSESAKQDYKKASELYSKACDLGNGLGCSDLGVLYEQGKVIEQNHNKANELYSKACDLDVGEGCNSLGVLYESGKGVKQDFEKAKDLYSKACNLGDGLGCVNLGALYEQGEGVKQDYQIANKLFSKACDLEIAEGCYNLGFLYHSGYGVNQDYKKASELYSKACDLEYGIGCHNLGFLYYSGAGTKQDYEKASELFSKACDLEAGEGCDGLGHLYESGKGVKQDYRIANKLFSKACDLEIAEGCNNLGYLYESGKGVKKDKSMAKKYYGKACNLGIKRSCYTYKKLNEQGF, from the coding sequence ATGAAAAAGATATTTTTGGCGCTGATCGCCACGGCGGTTTTATCGCTAGCAGAAGCCACAGCTTTGTCATCGACGGAACAAGAGGATCCCGGTATAAGCAAGTTGCGAAGCAAATGCGATAATAACAACACCTTAGCATGCGTAAATCTCGCCATGGCATACTATTCAGGGGATGGTGTGAAGCAGGATTATGAAAAATCTAAGGAGCTAAACTCCAAAGCCTGTAATTTGGGCGACGGCTGGGGTTGTACCACCTTAGGGGCGTCATATGAATACGGCAAGGGCGCGGAGCAAGATTATAAAAAAGCAACTGAACTATATTCTAAAGCCTGCGACTTAAAAAATAGCATAGCTTGCGGCAATCTGGGTGTTTTATACTACTCAGGCAAAGGAGTAAAGCAAGATTACAAAAAAGCAACCGAACTGCTTTCCAAAGCTTGCGATTTGCAAGAAGGCCGCGGATGCTACAATCTCGGGCTTTTATATGCCTCGGGCGAAGGCGCAAAACAGGATTATAAAAAAGCAAGCGAGCTATATTTGAAAGCTTGCGATTTAAAACATGGCGAAAGCTGCCATAATCTTGGAATTTTATATGAAAAAGGGGAAGGCGTAAAACAAAGCTACCAAAAAGCGGATCAATTCTATTCTAAAGCTTGCGATTTAGAAGTTGCCGAAGGATGTTACAATCTTGGAGCTTCATACTATTTGGGTAATCATACAAAGCAGGACTATAAGAAAGCAAATGAATTGTTTTCTAGGACTTGTGATTTAGGATATAGCATAGGATGCTATGCTCTAGGGTTTTGGTATGCCTCAGGCGAAGGCATAGAACAAGACTTTGAAAAAGCAATAAATTTATATTCTAGAGCTTGCGATTTAGGGCATAGCACAGGATGCTATAGTCTAGGAGTTTTGTATAGTTCCAGCGAAAGTGCAAAACAGGACTACAAGAAAGCAAGTGAACTATATTCCAAAGCTTGCGATTTGGGAAACGGGCTAGGATGTAGCGATCTAGGAGTTTTATATGAGCAAGGGAAAGTCATAGAGCAAAACCATAACAAAGCAAATGAACTATATTCTAAGGCTTGCGATTTGGATGTCGGTGAAGGTTGCAATAGTCTCGGGGTTCTATATGAGTCTGGTAAAGGTGTAAAACAAGACTTTGAAAAAGCAAAAGACCTGTATTCTAAAGCTTGCAATCTTGGAGATGGACTAGGGTGTGTCAACTTAGGAGCTTTATATGAACAGGGAGAAGGTGTAAAACAAGATTACCAAATAGCAAATAAATTATTTTCCAAGGCTTGTGATTTAGAAATTGCCGAAGGGTGCTACAATCTAGGATTTTTATATCATTCAGGCTACGGTGTAAACCAAGACTATAAAAAAGCAAGTGAACTATATTCCAAAGCTTGTGATTTAGAATATGGTATAGGATGTCATAATCTTGGATTTTTATATTATTCAGGCGCAGGCACAAAGCAAGATTACGAAAAAGCGAGCGAATTGTTTTCTAAGGCTTGTGATTTAGAAGCCGGTGAAGGGTGTGATGGCCTCGGACATCTATATGAATCTGGTAAAGGTGTAAAACAAGATTACCGAATAGCAAATAAATTATTTTCCAAGGCTTGTGATTTAGAAATTGCCGAAGGGTGCAATAATCTTGGATATTTATATGAATCTGGCAAAGGGGTAAAAAAAGATAAGAGTATGGCGAAAAAATACTATGGTAAAGCCTGCAATCTAGGGATCAAGCGTAGTTGCTACACCTATAAAAAATTAAACGAGCAAGGATTTTAA
- the hisD gene encoding histidinol dehydrogenase, which yields MKILRSTDANFKEEFARLVRRGETDMRSVTPVVSGIIEEIRARGDEALVEQIEKFDRWRVQGDLAITQEQMSRAYEGLTAELKNALQIAYERIYAYHEKQLERSWFSFDPSGAMLGQQITPVDRAGLYIPGGKAAYPSSLLMNAIPAIVAGVEDISVCTPAVGDVVNELLLAAMHVLGIKKAYKVGGASAIAAMAYGTRTIGKVDVITGPGNIFVATAKKLVFGDVNIDMIAGPSEVGIIANAAANPRNIAVDLLSQAEHDEIASSFLISDDEKFALAVAEHIERELPTLAREPIARASVQNKGAIIIARDMNECVELMNELAVEHLEIATENAYELLPRIRHAGAIFLGHYTPEAMGDYLAGPNHTLPTGGSARFFSPLGVYNFIKRSSIIALNKCAIDELGGACMALADAEGLGAHKKSVQIRFEEK from the coding sequence ATGAAAATTTTAAGAAGCACGGACGCAAATTTCAAAGAGGAATTTGCGAGGTTGGTGCGCCGCGGCGAGACAGATATGAGATCGGTAACGCCCGTTGTTAGCGGCATCATCGAGGAGATCAGAGCGCGCGGCGATGAGGCGCTAGTTGAACAGATTGAGAAATTTGATAGATGGCGCGTACAGGGCGATTTGGCTATCACGCAAGAGCAGATGAGCCGTGCATATGAAGGCTTAACTGCAGAGCTAAAAAATGCGCTTCAGATCGCATACGAGCGCATCTACGCCTATCACGAAAAGCAGCTTGAGAGAAGCTGGTTTAGCTTCGATCCAAGCGGCGCGATGCTTGGGCAACAGATTACGCCGGTAGATCGCGCGGGGCTGTATATCCCGGGCGGTAAGGCGGCGTATCCGAGCTCGCTTCTTATGAATGCGATCCCAGCAATCGTCGCGGGCGTGGAGGATATCAGCGTCTGCACCCCTGCCGTGGGCGATGTCGTAAACGAGCTACTGCTTGCGGCGATGCATGTACTGGGGATCAAAAAAGCCTACAAGGTGGGCGGCGCCAGCGCGATCGCGGCGATGGCATACGGCACACGCACGATCGGTAAGGTCGACGTCATCACGGGCCCCGGGAATATCTTCGTCGCAACCGCTAAAAAGCTCGTATTCGGCGACGTAAATATCGATATGATCGCGGGCCCTAGCGAAGTGGGTATCATCGCAAACGCCGCGGCAAATCCGCGCAACATCGCCGTGGATCTACTCAGCCAAGCCGAGCACGACGAGATCGCGAGCAGCTTTTTGATAAGCGACGATGAAAAATTCGCTCTTGCCGTTGCAGAGCACATCGAGCGCGAGCTTCCTACGCTCGCGCGTGAGCCGATCGCCCGCGCCAGCGTGCAAAACAAAGGCGCGATCATCATCGCGCGCGATATGAACGAATGCGTGGAGCTGATGAACGAGCTTGCAGTCGAGCACCTCGAGATCGCGACCGAGAACGCCTACGAGCTGCTTCCGCGCATACGCCACGCAGGCGCGATATTTTTGGGTCACTACACGCCAGAAGCGATGGGCGATTACCTAGCAGGTCCCAACCATACGCTGCCGACCGGCGGAAGTGCGCGATTTTTCTCGCCTCTGGGGGTTTATAACTTCATCAAACGAAGCTCGATCATAGCGCTAAATAAGTGCGCCATAGACGAGCTAGGCGGCGCGTGCATGGCGCTAGCAGATGCCGAAGGGCTGGGCGCGCACAAAAAATCGGTGCAGATTAGATTTGAGGAGAAGTGA
- a CDS encoding DUF5339 domain-containing protein, producing the protein MKKSLLVLASFGFALSLSAADLSDSCKEYFADLDKMVDTYKQAGQEQQVKMYEDQKKQSMDQISALPKEQQEATCKQAKEMFKQMMDQMKQQGVMK; encoded by the coding sequence ATGAAAAAATCACTTTTAGTTTTGGCTAGTTTTGGCTTTGCGCTAAGTCTTAGCGCCGCAGATCTTTCAGATAGCTGCAAAGAGTATTTCGCAGATCTTGATAAGATGGTCGATACCTACAAACAAGCCGGTCAAGAGCAGCAGGTCAAGATGTATGAGGATCAAAAAAAGCAGTCTATGGATCAGATCAGCGCGCTTCCTAAGGAGCAGCAAGAGGCCACTTGCAAGCAAGCTAAAGAAATGTTTAAGCAGATGATGGATCAGATGAAACAACAAGGCGTTATGAAATAA